Within Coregonus clupeaformis isolate EN_2021a unplaced genomic scaffold, ASM2061545v1 scaf0253, whole genome shotgun sequence, the genomic segment TGCAGGTATGGGCAACTTCAGAATAGCTGCCCTGTCTGATTTCTGGAACTCAGctgtcaggatcaagggaaagatgaacggagcaaagtacagagcgatccttgatgaaaacctgctccagagcgctcaggacctcagactggggcgaatatTCACCTACCAACAGGAtaacgaacctaagcacacagccaagacaacgcaggagtggctttgggacaagtctctgaatgtccttgagtggcccagccagaccccagacttgaacccgatctaacatctctggagagacttgaaaatagctgtgcagcgattctccctatccaacctgacagagcttgagaggatctgcagagaagaatgggagaaactccccaaatacaggtgtgccaagcttgtagcgtcatacccaagaagactcgaggctgtaatcgctgccaaaggagcttcaacaaagtactgagtaaagagtctgaatactgatggaaatgtgatatttctattTCTATATTTTCATaaatttatttttttttataaaatcctgtttttgctttgtcattatggggtattgtgtgtagattgatgagggggggaaaacaatttaatcaattttaaaataaggctgtaacgtaactaaatgtgaaaaaagtcaaggggtctgaatactttccgaatgcactgtaaattcttgcaattctacacattttgccatgggaagtaaagaaaatgttgcagttttaaagcaagtttcctgcaattctactcattttgccatggggctgagaatatttctttgcagttttacagctaatttcctgcaattctactaattttgtcTTAGGGtgaagagaaatgtttgcagttttgaatatgatatctgagttagagtgcctaacaaaatcaatggggtacCCCTGTTGGTAAATTGACCTTGATTACTACAACTAATAACAGGACCCTCGATGTGAGAAACTTAAACAAGTCGAACTAATATCATTGAAGAGTTGTTCACTTACACAGTAGAGACAATATAGTCCCAGTAACAGGTTGAGTTTTGCTGATGTAATATGCTCTTTAGCAATCATGCAGAGGTGAAATCATATTTTTTTGGtctgtcatttaacagacgctcttatccagagcgacttacaagaacaattagggttaagtgccttgctccagGGCACGttaacagatttttcacatagttGGCTCGTGgactcgaaccagcaacctttcgattaTTGGCCCAAcattttaaccgctaggctacctgctgccagTTTTTGAGAATTGTGTTTGTTTTGATTAATATTGTTGTATTTATTGTATGTTCATGTTCACAGGGCTTCCTTgcaaatgagaccctggtctcaatggtgacccACCCTGTAGAAATAAaagtacaaaatatatatatatatatatatatatatatataaatgtagtAGATGTATTTGAGTGTGTGGTTGACACCTTTCATTGGTAGAGTGATATAAGTGTCATTATGACAGAGCCCTGCATGTTTCCAATATGTGAATATGTTAATGTGTGACTTGTGTACAAACGTTCCAGTTTTCCGTACGTCGTGTAATATATTGGGTTGTGTTTGTGTATTTCTATGCTGATGTCTCCAAATGAGTTTCCAtgtaaatggacaataaagtatatGGTATCGTAGCGCAAACAGGACCCTCTGGAATCTGACAGAACAGTGTCTAACTagatttattaaaataaaaatctaatcaaatgatTGACAACCTTGATGAAGCTGAGAAATAATGACTGTATCGAAAGAAGAGGAGggtgctcaaccaacgtgagtcgaggtgcaaaaaatgtaatcatcattGCAAAGGAAAAGGCACAACACTTCCTCGCCATTAAaaatgatttgttttatttaagcaaggttaagAGGTAAACGTTTCAGCCTTCAATGGCCTTCATCAGAATAATCACACAAAGGTAATGGACAAGTTCACACAGGGTACGGGGAACACAATTAGACAGAGAGAAAACTCTCTTCAGCTGGTGGTGCTAATGAGAGAGGGTGTGGTAGACTATACAGGTTGGTCCTCAgggtgatgagtgagaaagttacagagggtcaaagatcatacctccCCAAAACTGCTAACCTCCCctattattggtaatggtgagaggttacaTGGGGCATTACTCTCAAGGTAGCAGGCTGGCTGAAAAACATCAAGGGGATGACTGGGTCAGAATACTGTAGGGTGATGTCTGCCAAATATTATGTGTCCCCACAATGTGACTGTCTCCATCAACCTGAATAATTACTTCATAATTCAGTTTAGATGGACATTTTTACAAGTCTATGTAATGTTCCTATGGAATGCCATTAGTGCATCCACCTTAAAGATATGCCATCTCATTAACTGCCTGACTATCAATTTTCTTATGCACTGTCCAAATGACATATGCTGTGATCTGTCCTGTAGTTTCTCAAGGCCTTCCTTCCAAATCTTGTTTCGTTCTCTCGACTGGAAGGATGGAGGAGTTTAAGGATGGGGTTTGGAGGggagggctggctggctgcttACACTCACCGTTAGTTTTGTGTCTTATGATAGCTAGCTTGTTGCAAGTCAGAACATTTATCAGAAACGCAACCTCTGTTTGGAGTCTCGGCTTCCGAGGCTATGTCTCCTGAGGTTGTGGATTATGGTCCAATCTGAGCACTGACATCAATCAAAACAGTTAGTCTTGAACATTTATCCTAtttcccatgtaaaatagcctttggGTGACCAAATCATCACCCATACTATATTTTCCCCATTTAAATCCTCAGTTGATAAAACGTACCTTTTTCTCTCATCTCTAACTATCAGTAAGAGTGAAGGACAGGCTAGGTGGCCATAGCAACATACAAACTTGTAATACATTACATAATGTTTTGACAAATAATTTGTTTATCCAACCTTTTGTTCATTTgtgggcttgtgtgtgtgtgtgtgtgtgtgtgtgtgtgtgtgtgtgtgtgtgtgtgtgtgtgtgtgtgtgtgtgtgtgtgtgtgtgtgtgtgtgtgtgtgtgtgtgtgtgtgtgtgtgtgtgtgcagagagtCTAAGGGGAGGGGAGTGTCTGTCAGTCATTCAGGGATAAATAGAGAGGCATAGCTCAGAGTTTGTCAGAAGGCTGACCTGACAGGGTCACACACAGGACCAAGCAGGAGCAGGACCTCAGCATTTTGATCCTTTATTACAAATGGAGACACAGGAAGATGTTCAATACTGTTTTCAAGACAGAAACTCTTCTTGCAGAAAGGCTTTGCTATCGACATCTATCTACATAACACTGTACATCTTCTTCTCATTGTTTTCAGCAGTTACAGTATTTTTGAACATACTGGTGAtcatctccatctctcacttCAAGCAGCTCCACACTCCAACCAACCtgctcatcctctctctgtctgtgtcagaTCTCCTGGTGGGACTGATTGTGATACCAGTAACGACTGTAGCATTAATGGAACCATGCTGGGATTTTGGGGAATATTTCTGTGGGTTTTATTTCTATATCAGTTGTTTATGTGCTTCTTTATCTCTGGGCAATTTGGTCTTGATATCTATTGACCGTTATGTTGCTGTGTGTGATCCCTTAATGTACCActctaaaataacaataacaagaatTATGTATTGTATATCTATTAACTGGTGTTGTTGCATCATATACGATGCTGCTATTGTCAAAATATTTGTAAATGTACAGGTACCCAGTAGGTGTTTGAATGAATGTTTATTTGTTGAAGTATTTATGTGGAGTTTTATCCTTGACTTTGTAATTACAATGGTTGTCCCGTGCTCTATTATTATAACACTTTATTGTAAAATATTTGTGGTGGCCAGATCACAGGCCAAAAAGGTATTTTCAAAAGAGGCTGCCAGTGTGTCTGGTGTTAAAACTGTACAGGCAAATAAGTCAGAGAGAAAAGCAGCAAAAACTCTAGCTATTGTTGTTTTCAGCTTTCTAAGTTGTTggattccattttatttgtatatattttttattttcattgacCATTTATCATCATTTATCATCAGCTTTCTGCCACTTTTTAATTCCTTAATTAATCCAATAATTTATGCTTTATTTTATCCATGGTTCAAAGTGACAGCTAAACATATTTTAACTCTGAAGTTACGATGTTCATAGTTCCTATGTTTTTATTCCTAAATATGACACACATAGGTTTGATatgttttgtaatacatttgttgTAATTGTTTGTTCATGTAACAATACACTGACATTATTCATCTCAGTGTTGTCATCATAGATACATGTGGTGTTGTTGCAGAATGATTTGGATGGATTGGAATGGGATGACTTGGAGAAGGCATATGAAGGCATAAACTTGTTTTATAAaagacattgtagtcatttagggtTGTATATTCCAAATACCAAAGTCTGTGGTTGTTCCATGTTATTTAATGATAGAAAGTAAGTATTCTAATAGTACATTCCGAGGACGTCAAGATTcattctatatgttgtttaacatCTCC encodes:
- the LOC121554895 gene encoding trace amine-associated receptor 6-like, which codes for MQGHTQDQAGAGPQHFDPLLQMETQEDVQYCFQDRNSSCRKALLSTSIYITLYIFFSLFSAVTVFLNILVIISISHFKQLHTPTNLLILSLSVSDLLVGLIVIPVTTVALMEPCWDFGEYFCGFYFYISCLCASLSLGNLVLISIDRYVAVCDPLMYHSKITITRIMYCISINWCCCIIYDAAIVKIFVNVQANKSERKAAKTLAIVVFSFLSCWIPFY